A region from the Spea bombifrons isolate aSpeBom1 chromosome 7, aSpeBom1.2.pri, whole genome shotgun sequence genome encodes:
- the LOC128502130 gene encoding growth/differentiation factor 8-like, giving the protein MIQFSKCAYICLCILIAFSLVDLIVSNQATDKETLCSACTWRQNSKSSRLEAIKIQILSKLRLEQAPNISKDAIKHLLPKAPPLEELIDQYDVQGDDSSEGSLEEDDYHATTETIITMPTEPDSSTTDKPKCCHFKFSSIMQYNKIAKAQLWIYLKPVQKRTTVFVQTFRLPKVPNENTRPTGIRSLKLEMNPGPGTWKSLDVKAALQNWLKQPEPSIGIEIKASDENGKELPVAYRGSNDDGLNPFIEVKVMDTPKRSRRDFGLDCDEHSTESRCCRYPLTVDFEAFGWDWIIAPKRYKANYCSGECGIVFLQKYPHTHLVQQANPRGSAGPCCTPTKMSPINMLYFNENEQIIYGKIPAMVVDRCGCS; this is encoded by the exons ATGATACAATTCAGTAAGTGTGCTTATATCTGCCTGTGCATCCTGATAGCTTTCAGCCTGGTGGATCTGATTGTCAGCAATCAAGCAACTGATAAAGAGACGTTGTGCAGTGCATGTACCTGGAGACAGAACAGCAAGTCTTCAAGATTAGAAGCTATAAAGATCCAGATCCTTAGCAAACTTCGTCTGGAACAAGCACCCAATATCAGCAAGGATGCTATCAAACATCTTTTGCCCAAAGCTCCACCATTAGAAGAACTGATTGATCAATATGATGTCCAAGGCGATGACAGCAGTGAAGGATCTTTGGAAGAAGATGATTACCATGCCACCACTGAAACCATCATCACAATGCCCACAGAAC CTGATTCCTCAACTACAGATAAACCAAAATGTTGCCATTTTAAATTCAGCTCCATAATGCAATACAATAAAATTGCAAAGGCCCAACTATGGATTTACTTAAAGCCGGTTCAGAAACGTACAACAGTATTCGTACAGACCTTCCGACTCCCTAAGGTACCGAATGAGAACACAAGGCCTACTGGAATCCGCTCTCTGAAGCTGGAGATGAATCCGGGCCCTGGGACCTGGAAAAGCTTAGATGTTAAAGCAGCACTGCAAAACTGGCTAAAGCAACCCGAACCTAGCATAGGCATTGAAATCAAAGCATCTGATGAAAATGGAAAGGAGCTTCCTGTAGCCTACCGTGGTTCAAATGATGACGGACTG AATCCATTTATTGAGGTTAAAGTTATGGATACCCCGAAAAGATCCCGTAGAGATTTCGGCCTTGACTGTGATGAGCATTCCACCGAATCTCGGTGCTGCCGCTATCCACTGACGGTCGATTTTGAGGCCTTTGGCTGGGACTGGATCATTGCACCAAAACGATATAAAGCCAACTATTGCTCTGGTGAATGTGGAATTGTCTTTCTGCAGAAATATCCCCATACTCATCTTGTTCAACAAGCTAACCCAAGGGGCTCTGCTGGCCCCTGCTGCACACCAACAAAAATGTCCCCGATAAATATGCTATATTTCAATGAAAATGAACAAATCATTTATGGAAAAATTCCAGCAATGGTGGTAGATCGTTGTGGATGCTCATAA
- the LOC128502131 gene encoding growth/differentiation factor 8-like, producing the protein MTKLNKHTYICLCILITLSPVHPNDRHQATDKDDLCSECTWRQNSKPSRLEAIKLQILSKLRMEKPPDISKEAIKQILPRAPPLQDLIDRYDVQRDESSDGSLEDDDYHATTETVIIMPTEPDFLIEMTEKPKCCYFKFSSKIQINKIAKAQLWVHLKPVQKPTTVVVQILRLIKPLKDGTRHTGIRALKLEMNPGSGTWQSIDVKTVLQNWLRQPESNLGIEIKATDGNGQDFAVTHNEDGLIPFMEIKITDTPKRYKRDSCLDCDEFSTETMCCRYPLTVDFEAIGWDWVIAPKKYKANYCSGECQLQFLQKLPHTHVVQQANPKGTFGPCCSPTKMSSINMLYFNDESEVIQGNIPGMVVDRCGCV; encoded by the exons AtgacaaaattaaataagcatACTTATATTTGCCTGTGCATACTAATAACACTTAGTCCAGTGCATCCGAATGACCGCCATCAAGCAACTGATAAAGACGACTTGTGCAGTGAATGTACCTGGAGACAGAATAGCAAGCCTTCAAGGTTAGAGGCTATAAAATTGCAGATCCTTAGCAAACTTCGAATGGAGAAGCCACCTGATATCAGCAAGGAAGCTATAAAGCAAATTTTGCCAAGAGCTCCACCATTACAAGATTTAATAGATAGGTATGATGTCCAAAGAGACGAAAGTAGCGACGGGTCTCTTGAAGATGATGATTACCATGCCACGACTGAAACTGTTATCATCATGCCTACAGAGC ctgATTTTCTTATTGAAATGACAGAGAAACCAAAATGCTGCTATTTCAAATTTAGCTccaaaattcaaataaataaaatagcgaAGGCACAACTCTGGGTGCATCTTAAACCTGTCCAGAAACCTACAACAGTTGTTGTACAGATCTTGAGACTTATTAAGCCTTTGAAAGATGGTACAAGACACACAGGAATCCGAGCTCTAAAACTTGAAATGAATCCAGGTTCTGGAACTTGGCAGAGCATTGATGTGAAAACTGTGCTGCAAAACTGGCTGAGGCAACCTGAATCTAATCTAGGCATTGAAATCAAAGCAACTGATGGAAATGGACAGGATTTTGCAGTAACCCACAATGAAGATGGATTG ATTCCGTTCATGGAAATCAAGATAACAGACACACCAAAAAGATACAAAAGAGACTCCTGCCTTGATTGCGATGAGTTCTCAACTGAAACAATGTGCTGTCGTTACCCATTAACTGTAGATTTCGAAGCTATTGGATGGGATTGGGTTAttgcccccaaaaaatataaagccaACTACTGCTCAGGAGAATGTCAACTTCAGTTTCTGCAAAAGCTCCCCCACACCCACGTTGTTCAACAAGCTAACCCTAAAGGCACTTTTGGTCCATGTTGTTCCCCAACTAAAATGTCTTCTATTAACATGCTATATTTCAATGATGAATCAGAAGTTATACAAGGAAATATTCCTGGCATGGTGGTAGATCGCTGTGGGTGTGTATAA